The window GCGGTGACGGATCCGGACATATTTCACTGGTGCTATCTGCTGCGACCGAAAAAGAAGCTCTATTTTGGATGAGAGTAACCTTAAACTTGTAGTTGGATTGGGACTGCAACGGTTTCATGCAGTGGTGAGAGATTAACCGCTCAAAGATCGAATAGTAACTGATTGGGATGGGTCGGATGCAAAAAAGCAGAGTCACTGGTATGTGACAAACTCCTAGCTTGAGGGCAGCTATTCAGTAAAAGGAGTGGCCATGTAAAAGTCCCTATCTCTGCCTAGGAGCCTTGATGTTTGTGACTCGGTTATAATTTGGATATAGATAGAAAAGGCATCAACGCAAGAAACGAATAATATGCTATACCTGACTTGTCAGAAGCAACTCCATCCCTCTAATGTCCCCCTTCCATAACTGTGGCGTGTTATGTCGTGTATATCTAGATGCCCATCCATTATCCCTTCCATCCCGTTACCTTTAGTACAGCCCCTCTAATTCGAGCTAAGTCGATAaatctcaatcttcttcctcaccaATCCCTCAATCTGCATCCACCGTTTCGTCAGAAGCGCCCTCTGGTCTTCCCTTCCAACCTTCAGCTCCTCAATCTGTTGCAACCGCTTCGCAACAACATCGCTCAACAATTCCTCAAGTAAGCCAACAAGGTATTCATCAACCCGATCCTGAACAAGTCGCCCCTTTTCCTTAGCGTCAAGAAACTCGTGGAACTGCTTTGTTGAACAACAAAGTAAGCGCAAGACTCCCTGCGTGCGGCGAAACTCCTCGGTCGAAGACCCAAGAGGATACTCTCCCAGTAAATCTCGCTTCTTGAGTTCTTCCTTGTGACTCTTGCTCAACTTAGGAAACACCACATCGTCAATGTAGACGTCATCCGATGAGTTCTCATCAGGGATGAATCCATATTCCAGCAAGTTGTAGTCGTTAGAATGGCGACTGTACGAGATGAACAACTCTTCACCCTTCTTATACGCCCGATCCGCAACGATATGATACGCATTAGGCGAGTAATACACTTTACACCCGTCATCTGAGTGATTAAACAAGTCGGCCACCGGAATCAGCGCCAGCCTGTCTTCCCAGGGGTACTTTAACGTCTCCGGCGTCTCGTTGTAAAACGTCCGTGTATTAACGACCATCCAGGCATACGTATATTCCTCATACGGAACCTCCGGAAATGCATCCCTGAGGGCACTCCAGTTGCTCTGAAACTCCCTTTCTCGTTTCCGGAGGTTATCTCTAGACTCCAGAGGCAAAAGATCACTCAGCTCCCTCGGCCACAACATGGGAATGCCTGCTTCGAaatccttcatcttcggcaaCACAGCTCTCCAAGGCTTAAAGTAAGGACTCTTGTCAAGGGCCAGATCCGCAGCCAGCAACCCCTGGATAGTCGTGTCTGCGGGCAACTTCTCCCGCACTGTCGTAGACACCGACTCCAAGCGGCGAAGAACCCGGAGAGGCACCGTCAGgatctcctcctcagcctaTTTTTTTGGGCGAGTAAAACGTTAGACCCATCCAAGTGCAAGTTAAACACCCAATAGGTCCGCTGTTTACCTTGATTTTGCGCGTGGCGAGAATCCCTGTGCCTCTGCCAGGGATGCTGCTGGGCTCGATGCCTCTGATGGATACGCCTTGCGTTTTAGCCCATGTTATGAGATTCTGCAGATGCCCCATGATcatgatgaaagaaaaggaaacggTTCAAATTGGaaagacaacaaaagaaatcTAATTGACCATGATGCCCGACATATCGGTAGGAGAAAATGAGGGAGTGTTGCCGGCATTGAGTAGGAAAGACAAAGCATGTCACGATAATGAGATCCCCTTTTAGATGGCGTTTGTTAAGCTTCCATCACGATATACCGCCACTTGGGCGCAGATTCGAGGTATATCCGATTACCCGGATAACAGCCATCTTTTTATTGCTCTAACTCCCGTATAAGCAAAACGGACATGGCCGCCAAAAGGCACAAGC of the Trichoderma breve strain T069 chromosome 4, whole genome shotgun sequence genome contains:
- a CDS encoding SET domain-containing protein — its product is MIMGHLQNLITWAKTQGVSIRGIEPSSIPGRGTGILATRKIKAEEEILTVPLRVLRRLESVSTTVREKLPADTTIQGLLAADLALDKSPYFKPWRAVLPKMKDFEAGIPMLWPRELSDLLPLESRDNLRKREREFQSNWSALRDAFPEVPYEEYTYAWMVVNTRTFYNETPETLKYPWEDRLALIPVADLFNHSDDGCKVYYSPNAYHIVADRAYKKGEELFISYSRHSNDYNLLEYGFIPDENSSDDVYIDDVVFPKLSKSHKEELKKRDLLGEYPLGSSTEEFRRTQGVLRLLCCSTKQFHEFLDAKEKGRLVQDRVDEYLVGLLEELLSDVVAKRLQQIEELKVGREDQRALLTKRWMQIEGLVRKKIEIYRLSSN